The genome window TCACATGCATTTGCATACTAACAAGTATTATACATAATAACATAACAATTAttcaacaaaacaatttatttttaattcagcTTATGAATCTGGTAGCTATTGATAGTCGATAGACTTAATTAAGCAACAGAGAaaactttataattaaaataaatataaatgctgaagaatatatatattcccTTGTTGGTGCAAAATtcaaaagtgtataaaaacattttttagcattagcatttcaaatttcattcTTTTGCAGCTTGTACTCTAAATAAAGCTACCTTAtcatagttttttgtttgttgaattCGATTGCATTCTGTgtaatcatttaaaatttcataacTTAACCCTTGGGTGTGtagttcaaataaatataagaaaaggCATTATATACTTGTAGCTTAATATTTACTTGGAATTTTGCTtatgtacaatttatttattgtacagCAATAGAATAAGAATAAAAGACGTAtgcgttttaaatattattataaatttaattaactatgTAAAATCACAagaacataataataataataataagataaactgtattcaatttgaaaaatacAATACGTAATTCAATCGGCGTGCAAGACTTAAAACTGTTTACATAAGCATATGTAATAGAGGtgcagcataataataatatggtATATTAGCTAATAGGCTATACTTTAGGAACAAAGTACGTAGTGTGtataattttgataaataCTTGTGTGAGCAAAAGTTGGAAATACctgagagagagcgcagatATTTCCGTAGTTGCCGccgcttgcaatttgttgctgttaaatttaatgagaTTTCAATTGACACAACACTTTCAATTATGAACTTCACTCCTCGATGGTGCAGAGCGTTTGACGCGCCTGGCTACGTGTCCCAAGATTGTTGTTGGCACAGCCATTAGACGCAGCCTTTGTCTGGCCATTGCAGGCGGTGGCTTTGGCAGTGAGGCAGCGGCCACgttgcttgggcttgggcttgggctgctgctggcgttgcacATGAATGCTGCCGGTGGTGGCATGTCGCAGGCGGCGATAGAGCGATATATATTTGCCGGCGGTGGTGGTGCGCGGCACAATGTACTTTTCGCAGAAGCTTGTCTTGCTGCGCGCCGCCTCGCTCAGCTGGGCATGCCCCAGTGCCTGGAGAAAGGCCAGCACAAAGGCGTAACAATTGTGGCTGCTCTCCTCGTAGCGGGCAATGGACCAACGTTCGGACTGCGCGCATATCTAAAGGTAAAGCAAAGCTTAGAGATGTGGAATGCAGATATTTAGGCTGGCGCACTcacctgctgcagcagctcgtcCCAGTAGTCGTGCCAGGGCTCAGGCAGATCGCCCACGAGCAGCGACTGCCACCAGTCGCGCGGATTATCATCGCGTCGATGCCGTCGCAGTCCATGCCTATCGAATTCGACAATGTCGCCGGCGGATGTGGTCACCGCGATATGCAAATCTGTCGCGTTGCTGTAATCGCTGCGGAAACACCAAAATTCATcagatacgcacacacacatagatactcAGAGCAGGGCGAACACATAAATTGCTGCACCTGCATCACCCAAAATTACCAAACATGCTACAAAATCATAGCAGCAAATTTCGTAAATTCAAAGGCTTTACgaaaaaattgcttaactttGCACACACtaaaaagtaatattaattatatcaaGAGTTTTACAGCATCAATGACAGTTTATCTAGATGTGCTGGGGCCAGGTCATGGAATTGGAACAATCAGCAACTTGAAAGGTGAACAGAAAAAGGTGCGCGTACTTGGTCAAAGTATTTCACATATGTGTCTACAATAGAGTGTCTCGATTTTGTAGAGGAAAGTTCTACAAGGTCCCGagcaaatcaaagtcaaaatttgtttgttgcatttttataaatgtatgaGCAACATGAACTCAgatactataaataaattaaatataaaatatataaaagcttgGGCAACTAAATATAATGAGTAGAggctgaaataaaattaattttatttttggtaaatAAACAGGGAGTGTGGTGGAGTGtgcaatatatattaataaaattaatttaatcaccGTAACTCTTAATCATTGAAATTCATCCTATTCCAAAGTGTAGCAATAGGAATCGAGTTAGTCTcacaaataatttgaagctGGAAACACGCACAATAGTtaacaaagcaaagaattaaatatactaaaattaaggataatatttatttaaaatgagaACTATTGTGATTTTACTATTGTGCCTTGGATTATTTGTATCAACGTACCTAgccgatgatgatgacgatgatgatgatgattatgaTCTCTATTTGGATGATGATGACAATGAATTTATCTATATGCTTAAGCATAATTTCGGTAAATCTTACATATAAGTTCCAATCAAgcagtgtttttgttttacacaAGTGCTTCTAGGTTCGGCTTGTGGTAAAAAgtctaataaattaataataccATGTAATGATTCATTTGTGTTGCAACCTGGCGAAAATATTACCCTAAAATGTGTTCGAGAGACGTACGTGTGGTATAATAGGACAGGTGAAAACCTAAAGTCCTACGGCAAGAGGAACATTAGCATAGATCTGATCGATGTTTCCGCACGAAACGTTGGAGCTTTCTTCTGTGCTGATAAGCTGGGatattattatgaaaatggAGCTTATGAACCGATTTTATATAACAGCGTAAAAAGAGACAATGCcgaattgatttatatttacgTCAACGACTCCAAAAATTTGATGGTGCCGTTTGATAATATACTGTTTGGAATCGTAGGGAGGGAGTTGTATATACCTTGCAAGCCAACGATGCCTAGAACTGAGGTTATGATGACGTTTAACAATAAGGTATGTAAACGaactaataatataattagcaCTGATTACTTTGAATTTCAGACCTATTTTAGCAACTCGACAGTAGACTACGATAGTGAACGCGGATTTTTTCTAAGCTTAAGAAGCATTGCTGATAGTGGGAAGTATCAATGTCGACCTAAAATGCCTTCGCCAGACAATGTTGGCGAAATGATAGAAATAAATCTACGTGTTATTGAATGCATTCCCAGTAAGTATTTAAGAACTGTACTATTGCTCATACTGCATATACTTAATGAGACTTTTTCTAATAGCATTTATagaagcaaaaactaaaatggaATTGACTGCGAGTTTTGAAAGTCTGAATCAGCCTTCATTTACCTGGTACGAAGGAGATTTTTCTATTATCGATAGAAATCGTGTCGAATATAACATCAGTATAACTAAAAATAGTACTACACTAATAAGAAAATATGAGAAGACTGCAGAACATGACATTTACATAGTCAAGGGAAGTGACAATAAAGATTTTGAACTAAAATGCTTTAACTTGACCGTTTTTAGTCCCCCGTCCATAAGAATACTTAATAAACGAGGTACTCTTAAAACCGAAATAACATCATGGCCGAAAGCTAATGTAACGTTTGAGTTCAAGCCAAGATTACAAATTAAGCCTAAAAACATcactaattattttaatgtaagTTTTCAATTATGTTTTCGTATAATatcttatattaattttatattagaTTACAGAGGAATCTCTTAAATTtgatatgtatacatatgaatTCATACCTTCACTCATAACATGCGGAACACTGATTTGTAAAGCAACGAATAATTATTTTGgaacaaattattttgatgaAGTTTCAAGGGAAGTTTCGGTACTGCCTGAGATAGCTATATGCGACGCAGAAACTTATTATGATCAGATTCCAACCTGTGATAATTATAATGGTTCCTGTAATACTCAAGCTCGTTTTGCAATTGAAAGGGAATCAAAacgttttgcttgttttgttcaAGGATATAACGATGTCTCCTGGTATCATAATGAAAAGACACTGGATTCTGAAGAACGtaagttataaattaattatttaaataaaacaaatttattaatatatatatatatgtacaatcAGATGAAAGTTCTATTTCCGTActtgaaatacaaaatttctCTGCCAAGGACAGTGGAACATACAAATGTTGCTCagattattttagtttatgtcAAGAGCTCAATGTAATATTGGTGGAGGCAGAGGTACCACAATGGGAACACACAAGTTTTAGTGACAATTCCGTAATGGATCTGGGGTACAATGATGTCATTTCGCTGGAATGCAACGCCACATCCAATATTCCAGTGATTATTGAATGGTTTAAAGACAACGATCATAGAGACACATGCAAAAATCCAAATAAGTTGGAAGTGTTCCGTCTCGAAGCAAGTGACAGTGGTGTATAcaaatgtgtggcaagcaactgGAAAGGCTCTATTCAAAAAACAGTTACAGTCAATATAAGCGGTTTGTATTAGCTTTcgtgttatttttatattcgaaaatattttaatttaattattattttagcacTAAGAACTTCATGGGTGCGGCTACTTATCGTCATTTGCCTGCTTGTTACTTTCTGTATTTTTACTTCTGTTCGATACTTTCTTATTCGTAAGAAGCACAAAGCACTACGAATCGCATTCGAACAAGGAGGAAATATAAATCCGGACATACTTATAAGCGAGCAAGCTAATCTTTTGCCGTACGATCCCAAATATGAATTTTCCCCTAAAAACCTTAACTTAGTTGAACAGTTAGGAGCCGGTGCCTATGGAATAGTTTACAAAGGAGAAGCAAAAGATATTAACGATATGGAAACAGTCACTACGGTTGCTGTGAAAATGGTGGATCGTACAGCAAGCGAAAATGCAGTTAAGGCATTAATCTCTGAGCTCAAAATAATGATTCATCTCGGTCAGCACTTGAATGTTGTGAATCTTTTGGGCGCCGTTACGAAAAATATCATCAAACGTAAGACTCAAATCAAAACCAACCCGTTTAcaattttctaaattaatttttattaaaaataaggTGAGTTGATGGTCATTGTTGAGTATTGCTGCTTTGGGTGTATCCAGGACATTCTTCGAAGCAATCGGAAAGCCTTTATAAATCAGATAAATTCGACACTGAATACAACTGATCTGAATGGAAGTGCGCAGAATGTAGCCAAGAATTCACTCAagtaagtttatttatattcatgtTAATATAATCTGATTTATCAACAGTAATGATTTAAGATATGCTGCTATGGAATTCACTAGCACGACTGATGATTGTAAGTAGTCTAGATTATTGATTGCGAGTTTCAAATTACACCATGTTATCCATTTTAGATGACAACCCCAATCTTCCATTCAGTGACGAAACAAATTCTTCAACGATCACAATAACCACAACTCACTTAGTTAGTTGGGCCCTCCAAGTGGCTCGTGGCATGGAATATTTGACATCCAAAAGAGTCGTTCATGGGGATCTCGCAACTCGCAATATTCTACTGTGCGAAAAAAATGTGGTCAAGATTTGTGACTTTGGCCTGGCGCGCTCAACTGATACCACTGGCATATACATGAAGTCAGGTTGGtgttaaattctaaaattgTTCATGCTCAGAGCatcaattttagtttattttaataggAAACGACGCTATGCCCATCAAGTGGATTGCTCTGGAGTCTCTGAAGTATAGAAAGTTTAGTATATATAGCGACGTTTGGTCCTTTGGAGTTACACTTTGGGAGCTGTTCTCTCTAGCTCAAAGCCCATATGATGAGGTTGCTCTTGATAAGCTATTTGAGCTACTAAGTACGGGCTATCGAATGAGTCAACCTCCATATGCTAAtctgcaaatttataatattatgctTGACTGCTGGAATGAAAGGtagtgatttttatttttaacgcttataaattataagttataatatttcaattgttcTCATCTTTCTTTAGCCCTGAACAAAGACCTTTATTCCATCAACTAGAGAAACAGTTTTCTAGCATGCTAAATGAGCAACTAACAGGTGTAAGTTTATATTTGTGAAAATGTGATTCATTTACCAGatgattaatatttttaggACTGTGTGTCAATGAATAATATGGATATGGTTTCAAATGCGGTGGAAATGAATAATCAACCAATGGCCTATATGGAAATGACGCGGGCTCCCGAAGGaccaatttatataaacactaTAAATTCGGGTcgaaatgaattaataaatgaGGCAATCGAACTGCaggaaactaaaaatattaaaaattcacaTCTAGAATCAGGATACCTGCCGATGAAACCATTGCAATCTATGACAAGCAAATTTGGCGTTGGTTccaaaaaaacaatttccaaTCCGAATTACTCTTAAAAAGCAAATCTCagtaacttttatattttgaaccCTTAacggcataaaaaatatttactatataaaatatctttaatataatattaattcactcaaaaaaattatctaaactatttatatattaattttcttgtttaaatactttttatgatgatgatgatcatATGATGCTGGATTGTTAATTTAAGTAGTTGAAGTTTTGGCATCAGTGTTTTGGGGACTGCCTACTCAGacttagctataaataaaaaggaaacTTAAACTCTCTGTAAAAACGAAAACTATAGTTATCACAATTATGCACATTTCAAggtttatttaaacattatttgcctctaaacattatttaaaccCTTCTGGAACATTTTCAAGattattttgctataaataaaagttacgATGACTGAGCCtagtaacatttatttatagatacCAAACCAAGTAACTCtgtatattttagtttgaTACTCACTTGAGAAAGTCGCCAGTGGAGGGTCGCAAAACAATCGCACATGGATGCTGTGTGGCACGCACAAAGGGATAGGGCAACCGAAAGGGCAGCAGCCTGGTGCTGGTCTGGCTGCTGGTCTCGTTCTGGGCGGTGTCGGTTGGAGAACTGGAATTCACATCTGCAGCAAGCGGCGCATTGCAATGCGGACAAGTGTGGGGCAGTGTGAAGCAGAAAACTTTTACGTTGCAGTGATGAAAGCACAAAATGCCCGGATCTGAGGTAATTGTGGTCGTCGCAGACGCCATTGCGGTTGCCGCCAACATgccggacagacagacaggcaggcaaCTGTACACAGAGACTgtcgcagcagctgccccTGGCCCGTATTCTAATTGATACACTTGCGTCTATTGTAGCAGCCAGGCAAAAAGGCTTAGGCTACAGCTCCAGTTGCTATCCTTGGGGTTGCGCTCCTGTGGTTACGCAGGCCTGCAATAAAACGTGAAATTCTTGTAAATAAGCCAAACCAGCCGCATGTCAGCAAAGTTGTTTGCATTAGCTAACAAACGAGTaagttttgcttgcaaaattcaatcaaatttgtatacactttgacgtttttgtaaaaaatggaaaaagctTATAaggaagttgtgcaaatgtatgtaacagggagaagcaGGCGTggtataagtatatatattcttgggCAGCAAGataaactgagtcgatatagctaCGTTTGTCTGTCCGCCTGACTGTTTGAGCGACTGTTTTTCAGCAAGTATAAGAGCTAGTGcaatcaaattttgtatgttgcAGCTTCTATACCCAAACCcgaatgcttttattttaattttgttatttccagccccctcccccgcaaaacGAAAGAAAcgatattaaaagcaattcaaaaatatttaaaaatctgaaataaatcacaaaaacgcttGCTCATGTTTTTGACCGTTGCCGAATTTCAGAAGcttcggataaataacttctaattttcaatatatgaCGCGCCATAAAAAATACTccaagtgtatataaaagttggttgcgctcaattttaatttgtgcacttATTTGTTTGTGGTTTGCAGCAAACTTATGAGCGAAATCAAAGCGGCACTGCGGGCGGTAAATTGAAGTGTAGAAATGTTTAGTTAGtcaaagtaaatgaaatattttaattgtccAGAACTTGATCTGAGTGCttatcatttgcatttgctctgACTAGGCCAAGTGAACTTCTTACTAAATGCTGTTATAAGCTATAAATCAATGAAAATACAACGCGTAATGTGTGGCCcacaatgaaaacaaacacatTAACTAATTATGTCAATATAGCGCAGCAACCACTTGACATGCAGCAAATATCCCTTAAATTGTTAGAGCAGAGCACCAACCATATGTTCAATAGCAAAAAGCCGGCACAAAACGTAAACAAACcggcaaaatgaaaacaaaactttggCATAAAAAGCGCAAACTCACCACCAAATTGACACAAACAAtgcaagagagcgcgagcgcaaCTGcttaagagagcgagagcgagagagcagcagcagcaagtgcagggGACATTAATTTCCctttgcttggctgcttggcttggcttatgCGTTGGCAGGCGGAACTAGTTGACGGCGAGCCGTGCAAGCAGTCAGTTGTTAAcggtaaaaataaacaacagttTCAATACAACAATAACTGTAATAACTAAAAACCAACTGTGCTCACTGCTCAGTGTGTTGTgcctgtgtttgtgtttgtgttaaaGGCTTTGACAATATGCAATTGTCCTGtcgctaaacaaaaataaaaaataaaaaaacatttaaaatattaactgtCTAATAGTTTGCTCTACTTTGTTtagtgttttgtgtgtttggtttttgtggcttttgcgGTCTGAGGGGTTGGTTAAATATCTATTTGAAGTTCGGTTGGCCGCACTGTCGTTCGTTTACTACTGTGTGCCGCCTTTTGTTGCATGGCAACAACACTTGGCTAATCGATGAGAGCTGccgaaaaatataaacaaacacaacagcagcgcatatAATGCAAGGATAATGACCCAAACCCCTAAACGGTGCGTACtctacttaaatttttaaaaatttgtcaacaaaactttttttttatcttaaaTACATCACAGAAAGTTTGTCAACAATGAAATGCTGAAGTAAATTGGCATAActgcttatttttttagctgattCTCATCTTGCCAATTATGCGCCTAATGGGCGTGGCcagaaattaaaatgtttactttGGCAAAGTTCCCAGTTTCTCATTTGACAGCTCCCacgtttgttttgttgatttgGGTTCGACTTTCAAGTAAACAGCAGATAAATTTCGCCGAAATGCAAATTAAGTGACAGTTTTTTGACTTAACGTCGAAATAAAATTGGCAAGCATATAAGTCATTTATTAAACTGATATTGACAATGGGATTAAGTTGTTGCATAAAAAGGATTCATTTGTGTTAGGCGTAAATTTAGCATTGATTTCAAGTTAACAAGAAATTCTTTGGCAACAAAGTTAGGCATGagcttttaaaattcaactgGCAGCAGAatcttgcaaaatatttatttattatttaacaaattaaaatttaatgtgctGTACTAAGCTTTACTAAAAACCAGCTTTAAGactttgcttatatttaaaatgcatattaataatattataataaacaagcctgcattcaatttaaatataattaaagcaaattcaaaCTAAGTTTCAATTACAAAGCTGCCGCAGTCTTCGTTTCTTTTCTGCTTGTTTATGAGTTGCGcatatttagaaattaaatttgtttatttcagtTTATGTCAAGCTGCATATTAAGAAtgaaaatttgcagcagcagctgcaaagtgAAAAGTTCAATTTGCTTTACTTGCGCAAAAGTAAACGAAACggcaaagtaaaaaataagcataaagcaaataaacaacaactaaagcagGCGCAAAAGTACAAAATTGTTGGTTGtgaaaaattcattttgtaaGCGGACACTTGACTCCTTTTGGCGAAACACAAATGCAATAAAGGATATGACAACGCGTCCAAGCCAAGGACATGCAGCAGTCCTTACCGGCTTGcctttgcttgctttctttttctgatttcttttattttttgtcttgCCTGTTTGTCGTAACGGTAGCAAACATTTCGAAGAAGCTGCAAACTGCGTACagagaaaatacaaaaagtttatCTCTAGTTATCTcttgagcatgtgtgtgtgtgtgtgtgtgtgtttagtcgACAAGCTGTctgaaatgaaattacaaCTTGCATCCTTTTTGGCCCAGAACTTGGCACGACATACCCAAAGTATTGTTTGTGCCAACCAAATACATGAAAGAGGCTGCCGAAACTTATTTCGCCCACTCGCTTCCCCCTTTTATTAAAATCTCACACATTTAAGTGAATTTAATGCGCTacgaaatttttattttatgtataaattaaatattaatgctactactactaaagcaacaaaaagaaatgtgGTAcatcaaaaatgcaaatgatatGCCAAACCagccaaaccaaaaatttaaaataatcaacGACATTCGATATGCTTggcattgaatttttataagcaacatttatagacaaagagcagcagcaattgaattatttattcaatgcGTTCAgtatatttaagcatataaagagcattttatattttaagtttaataaagtTTGTAATCATAGTtggcttgcattttttataagaaGCAAAGCAACttaactgcaatttatttgtttaagaaGTTGCAaggcagcaattttttatttataaagattttattaaacaaattttgttagaGCGGAATGCAAGCTCAGATATTAAAAAACATACCGacctatttattaaataagctaaagcattttttaataaattaatttccagcctaaaatgtatttaaataatttttaagagaGAATATTTTAGGCTTTGCGActgcttcaaatatttttagctacttttcatttaaaaatattttcataaatttagtAGCAACTTGGGAAATTAAGACGCAAGCATTTTTGCTCGCTGgctagcaaataaatttgaaaaaatatttataaaaataaattgcagctaacaacaatttgttttattgttataagcgctgctgcagttgtttaCACATAAATTACAAGCCAAGttagcaggcaggcaggcagccaaacaggctcaaatgaaatgagccaaattgacaacaaagttagcaaggtgtgtgtgtgtgcgtgtgtgtgtgtgtgtggcaagcaatcCCAGCGCTGCTTGTGCTGAGACTTCAAGTCGAATTAAatcagagagtgagagacacACACAATGGCGCTGAGGTGTgcgcatgccacgccccctaAAAGCAAGCTTTGATGTTGCCGCTTCCGTTatacacacacccatacacatTTCAAGTTGGTCGCacacagtttgttgttgccgccgctgttgtttaaataatataaaatttaaatttcaagctcaTATGACTACAGCCTCGTCCTCGGACTGCTGCTCGCTTCGCTCTTCCTGTACAACACCTAATTTAGTTTACTCTTTGTTGTCATTGAGTTAGcacttgagtgtgtgtatgtgtgtgcctgtgtgtgtgtggcaagctagGAAACGCTTATGTGCCTGTCATGTTAATGGCGCAAACTTAAAGTGCTTTTGCccttatgcttttaatttttgtgctgTCGCTCTTAAATTTTGTCTGCTTGGTAACGTTAAAGTCGAGCATGTAGTTAATTTTCATAGAAAATTGGTGGCATGCCTCGTAACGCTCAAAACTGtgctatgcatatttatgagtAAAATTTAtgagtataaataatttgtaaattttataaagaatttaataagAAACAAATTGAACTTGGGCACAAAGTTGTTAACAATGccaaaattattatgctttaaattattaagcaactctttttgctttataaggttttaacaatttttaattatttttttttaaggttgcaaaatattttttatagctgttattcttttataaaaataatgaaaaattaatattttattttaaattttgtttttaattcaagTTAGAGTTACGTTTTATAATatctatttaatatataatagatattgttttataatttagctaatgcaattaaatcagCGAAAAACATTGacttatgcattaaaattaaaataaaactgttaagcttattttttaatttagttctacaacctcaaaatattttagctgatGCAATTGACtgagctaaaaaaatatttctttagcaTTTCttggcattaatttaattttgttggcttaatttatatatatcttaaGTTTCAATGATATTTtagataaattaatatttttttatatatacaattctTAAAGCTTAAGaatttttcaatatgcaaatgcattatatttttaatgtaatttcaaTATCTTTGCTGCCAAATCGTTTTATATTATGCAGCCAGCCAACTTGAGTGCCACAGCTTTGGcaaaatcatttattttaaatgctgctgccaattgaaaatcaaattcatttttcCTTGCTACTCGTCTTGATTTCGATTTCtattattaatgcattttgcacgaaatgaaaagaaatgcCTTCGAGTTAGCTCGACACCTGCCATTAAAGCTGCTGGCAAGTTTGCCTTGGAAGTTTTCTTGGCTATAACTAACGGCGGACCCCTAACTATGGCGTCTGGCCATTTTagctg of Drosophila busckii strain San Diego stock center, stock number 13000-0081.31 unplaced genomic scaffold, ASM1175060v1 hic_scaffold_38, whole genome shotgun sequence contains these proteins:
- the LOC108606268 gene encoding MKRN2 opposite strand protein, with translation MLAATAMASATTTITSDPGILCFHHCNVKVFCFTLPHTCPHCNAPLAADVNSSSPTDTAQNETSSQTSTRLLPFRLPYPFVRATQHPCAIVLRPSTGDFLNDYSNATDLHIAVTTSAGDIVEFDRHGLRRHRRDDNPRDWWQSLLVGDLPEPWHDYWDELLQQICAQSERWSIARYEESSHNCYAFVLAFLQALGHAQLSEAARSKTSFCEKYIVPRTTTAGKYISLYRRLRHATTGSIHVQRQQQPKPKPKQRGRCLTAKATACNGQTKAASNGCANNNLGTRSQARQTLCTIEE